The nucleotide window ACACCAATGAGACCTTTGCAGGTCTCATTGGTGTCTGGGGGTTTGGGATGGGGNNNNNNNNNNNNNNNNNNNNNNNNNNNNNNNNNNNNNNNNNNNNNNNNNNNNNNNNNNNNNNNNNNNNNNNNNNNNNNNNNNNNNNNNNNNNNNNNNNATTGGTGTCTGGGGGTTTGGGATGGGGTTGTTGGTACTCTCCAACCTATGCCGCGTTGTTGTGAGTTCCCTGGTAACACGGGCAGCGCTTCTTGGGGAATGATGGATCGGAACTCCTTCAGGCGGCATGGTGTATTTTGCTAGCGAGAATTCGGAGAAACTCCTGGCAATCTGCATGAATCTTGATGACTCCTCGGTTGTCATAACGAGTGGGTCCCTGGTTGACTACGACAACTTGGCGTTCTCGCTCAAGCGCAAACGCGACAAGTCGGGCTGCCGGGTTGACAGAGAGGGTGCTACCGAGCACGAGAAGGACTTGGGCGTTGTCGATGAGCTTCTGGGCCGTTTCTAGTCTTGTGGGCGGGACTGGTTCACCGAAGGTTACGGTGTTGGAGGTGAGCAAGCCACCGCTGCGATTGACATCGCGGCAACGGAGGCAGGTTGGGTCGCTATCACCGTTGGCTACGCGAGTGAGCGCTTGGTCCATCGGTTGGATATCTCCACAGCAGAGACAGCGAGTCTCTTGGATGCATCCATGCAGTTCGACCAGTGGGTAGCTGTGGCCGGTGCTCAGCCGATGGAGGCCATCGACGTTTTGGGTAATCACACCGGTAAGCGTGCCGCTGTTGGCGAGTGATTCAAGAAGTTGATGTCCCTGCGTTGGTTGGGCGCAGTAGAGCGGGTTGGTGAGGCGATCCCTCCACAGGCGTCTTCTCAATTCTGGATCGCTGCGATACTGGCTCACGCGCGACAACTTTGCTGCAGAGGGGTCCTTGGTCCAGATGCCATTTGGCCCGCGATAGTCGGGGATGCCAGCAGCGGTAGAGAGACCAGCACCGGTGAAGGCCACCATGGGTGCCAACTGGAGGCCTCTGATACGCTGTTCGAGGTCGGTCATCCGCTGACGGTTGGTCCGATGCGAGTCACGGCGATTTCGATGAGCACTCGGTGCTCTGTCACCATTGCCTCACGATAGCTTGCCCAGTCGTTGTGTTCACCCGCCGCTAAACGGTAATAGTCAATCAGTCGATCCATCGCTGTTGGCAGTGAATAAATGGTAGCGATCCCGTCGGCCTGTATCCAGCTGCCAAAGAAGGAATCGGGAAAGGCACAGACGAAAGCGGTGGGGTTCCGACGAAGGTTTCGGGTTTTGATGGCGGTCTCTCGCGACGAGACCCCGATGGTGGTGGGGCTCATTGGTACTGCGAGGACCGGAGAGAGCTGGACTCCTCCATCGCTGCGATAGGTGCCAAGAACTGCATGGTGGTTCGTTGCCAAAAACTCTAGTTTGGGCGGAGTTGCCATGCAAAGTATCCTATTAGTCCGTTGGTGTCTGTTCCTCGGGGCTTACTTCGAGTACGCCGTCGTTCTCATCAACTCGTCGTGCAACCTCTTCGGGGGGTGCTGCGTTGCGGAAGAAGAAGTAGTAGGCGAAGGCGGAGATCGTCTGGATGACGCTAGCTATCTCAAAGGGTAAAGAGAGGCTGACGTCATCGAGTAGATAACCGGTCAGGGTAGGGGAGATTGCCATCACAATCTGGGACGGAAGATTTGATAGCGCGGCGACGCGGGCCTGTTCTGAAGGGTCCGCCATCGCGAGCACGTAGGACTGACGCAAGGGCAGCGCCACCCGTTGGGCAAACATGCGGATCGTGTAGATAACACCAGCGATGACGAAGGTTGGCGAGAGTGCGAGAGGAATGAGCAGTAGACCCTGCGCGATGCGTAGCCATGACGTGATACGAATGGTCCCAAAATGTTGTGCGACCCTTGGGGCGATGAGGCCAGAG belongs to Ferrimicrobium sp. and includes:
- a CDS encoding Sir2 family NAD-dependent protein deacetylase; amino-acid sequence: MTDLEQRIRGLQLAPMVAFTGAGLSTAAGIPDYRGPNGIWTKDPSAAKLSRVSQYRSDPELRRRLWRDRLTNPLYCAQPTQGHQLLESLANSGTLTGVITQNVDGLHRLSTGHSYPLVELHGCIQETRCLCCGDIQPMDQALTRVANGDSDPTCLRCRDVNRSGGLLTSNTVTFGEPVPPTRLETAQKLIDNAQVLLVLGSTLSVNPAARLVAFALERERQVVVVNQGPTRYDNRGVIKIHADCQEFLRILASKIHHAA
- a CDS encoding TIGR03618 family F420-dependent PPOX class oxidoreductase; the protein is MATPPKLEFLATNHHAVLGTYRSDGGVQLSPVLAVPMSPTTIGVSSRETAIKTRNLRRNPTAFVCAFPDSFFGSWIQADGIATIYSLPTAMDRLIDYYRLAAGEHNDWASYREAMVTEHRVLIEIAVTRIGPTVSG